TCAAAGAGAAATCTATATAAAGACAATGATTGATCTTGATACGTGTGAACTTTTTTGTGATGTCGATCGTTTGATTCAAGTGATGGATAATCTTGTGACAAACGCCCTCAGACATACACCAAAAGGGAAGAGTATTGAACTTGTTGCCACAACGAAAAGAGAGCTACTACCTGAAGAAATAGGATGGGAAGATGCCTATGTTTACTTCATGATCCAAGACGAAGGAATAGGAATTGCAACTGAGGAGCTCGAGCGTATCTTTCAATTGTTCTATCAGGTGGATGAAGCAAGGCACAAAGTAAATGGAAAAGGTGCGGGACTTGGGCTTGCGATCAGTCAACAGCTGATTGAAAAACACGGTGGATTGATTGGGGTGACATCGACCATAAATATGGGAAGTTGTTTCTATTTTGCATTAAAAAAGCATAAACAAGAGGGGGAGGAATAACTTGTTGAGAAATGCTCTAGGGATTTTACTACTAAGTTTACTCATATTACAAGGTTGTAGCGTAAATACCATAAGTGGAAATGAAGTGATGGCGAGTATACTTGATGTCGATGAATCAGCAACATCGTATTATATGAAAACGGCTTATGAAGGTTATGAGAATAAACCTTTCACGATGAAGGAATGGCGAATGGCTGATGGTAGATATCGAGTGGAGATGTATGAGGGAGAAACGCTTGCATTTGAATCGGTTTTTAGCGGAGACAATCATGTGATGGTCGATTATGAAGAAGAACAGATTCTCGTTTATGACGCGACCGAAACAGCAGAATATTGGACTCGATCTCCGAAAGGGTCGATGACACAAATGCTTCATGCAATGCATGATCACTATGACATTACTGTAAGAGAAGAGAAAGAGGTACTCGGACGAGAAGTATTTGTATTGGATATGAAATCTAGGAATATGGAAAAAGATGAGATGGAGATTTGGGTAGATAAAGAAAATTGGGTCATTTTAAAAATGGATTTCAAATTTGAGGAGGATTGGATGACGAGTGAGGCCATTGAGTTTGAGCTTCGACCTAAAGTAGATGCTGAGTTATTTACAGTTGATGAATCACTTGATTTTGATGAATTGTCATTAGGTGAGATTTCTTCAAATGAAACGATCGATTTGGAGGAAGCGAAAAGGCAAGCAAGCTTTTCTTTTTTAACGCCTATTGATGGGTATCAAGTTCACGAAGCCAGCACCTATCCTCGTCAGGATGATGAAGTCGGTATCAACCTTACGTACAGTGATGAAGAGGGAAAGATATTGTTTTCTTATGAATTTTTTAAGAGAAGTGACCCTCTTGTAAAAGTTTTTGGGAATGAACAAGAGATTAAGATTCGAAAGACAGAGGGACTCATGATTTGGGATGAAACATTGAATATGGTTGCTTGGCAAGAAGACGGTATTCAATATAGCTTTTATCCAGAAGCTCCACTAACGAAAGATGAAGTGGTAGAGATCATTGAAGAGATGAAGGTTGTAGAAGAAAACTAAACAAACAGGCACTCGAATCTGCTCCGAGTGCCTGTTTCATGTTGTTTTATACTGTTGCTTTTTGAAGCTTATCAATGAACTTCAACGAACGTCCTGTACCAATTGCAACTGACTCCAAAGGGTTCGGCGCAAGGTGGACTGGAACAGAAATTTCTTCTTGGAACCATTCTTGGATACCGTTTAACAACGCACCACCACCAGTGACCATTATACCACGGTCAACGATATCGCCACTTAATTCTGGAGGGCAATCTTCAAGTGTTGCGCGAACTGCTTCAAGTACATGGAAGAGCAATTCGTTTATGGCATGTTGAATTTCTGTCGAATTGAGCGTAATCGTCTTAGGCAGACCGTTGACGAGATCACGACCACGAACTTCCATCGTTAATTCTTCATGCGGGACAGGAGCATAACCGATCTCCATCTTAATTTTTTCAGCTGTACGTTCTCCAATTAAGACATTATAAGATTTCCTCACATGTTGAATAATCGATTCATCGAGTTTGTCTCCGCCGATTCGAACGGAATTACAAGAGACGACGCCACCAAATGAAATGATTGCTACTTCTGTTGTTCCCCCACCGATATCTACAATTACATTTGCAACAGGCTCTTCAACTGGAAGGTCTGCACCAATAGCTGCTGCAACAGGTTCTTCTATAATATGAACGTTCTTTGCTCCGCAGCTACGAACGGCATCTAAAATAGCACGACGCTCAACTGATGTTGAACCAGAAGGAGCACAAACAACAACATTTGGTTTTCTTAAGGATAAACCTAGTTGCTTGCTAGCTTTTTTCATGACAGCTTTTAACATACTTGCTGTCACATCAAAGTCTGCTATCACACCATCGCGAAGAGGGCGAACGGCGATCACATTGGCAGGTGTTTTCCCTACCATGCTTTTCGCTTCAGCACCAACGGCAAGGACTTCACCTGTTTCTGTATTTATCGCGACAACAGATGGTTCATTTAAGATGATTCCTTTATCTTTACTGTACACAAGTAAATTTGCTGTTCCTAAATCAATACCTAATTCTGCGTTTGACCACATAGTATCACCAACTTTTCATTTCAAAGTCTATTTTAATAGTTGTTCATAGTTAGTTAGTTTATCAGTCATATATGAGGAAACAAAGGGTCGGAACGCTTATCTTGTATGTAAGAATATGAGAGGGAAATAGACGCTTTTTTATATTTCGCTATATATTTACCAAACCTTGCTAATTAAAGCGAATTAGGGGCCTTATATACTAGTTATAATTTCTTAAACTTTATTTTTAGGACAAACAAGAAAGGCCTAGCTACTGCTAGGCCTTTCCACATAAGGGGGGGGGTGATGCAAATTGTTTGTTAGGGTAGACGAGTAATGTAGGTAGTTAACCATTTCACTCATCGCCTGTCTAGTAATTAAATACCCGGCTAAACGATAACCAAACATCTTTTTTTATTTTCCTAAAAAATTATTTAGATTGTTTAATAGCTACTATCTTTTTATCACCATGACTCGTATTCTTTGAACTTACTATTTGGATATATTCATCCTCTGATAAGTTGGTAAATACAATAGGAGTAACGGTAGAAGTAGCATTTTTTTCAATGAAATCTAAATCAAATCGTAAGAGTTCTTGACCTTGTTTAATTTGATCGCCCTCTGTAACTAGAGCCTCAAATCCTTCTCCTTTTAAGTTCACTGTGTCTAGACCTACGTGGATCAATACTTCTTTTCCTTCCTCAGTAACTAAACCAAGTGCATGCTTAGTTGGGAATAATGTAACGACCTTACCTGTAATCGGTGAGTGAACAACACCTTCACTTGGTACGATAGCAAATCCATCTCCCATCATCTTTTGAGAGAAAACGTGATCAGGAACGTCCGTAATTGGAATTATTTTACCTGTGATTGGAATTGAAAAGTCTATATTTCCTGCAACTGCTTCTGTTGGTTGGACAGATTTCTCGACAACAGGTGTACGTCCACTAATGATGTCCTGCATTTGTGTTTTAATTTGATCAGAGCGTGGACCAAAGATCGCTTGAATATTATTACCCATCTGCATAACACCAGATGCACCTAGCTTCTTTAAAGTATCTTTTTCTACTTGATCTGCTTCTTTCACGCTAACGCGAAGTCGCGTAATACACGCATCTAAGTTCAGTAGATTCTCTTTTCCGCCAAGAGCTTTAAGTACATTATATGGAAGTTCTTCTGCTGAAACGCTTGTTGTTTCCGTATCTTCTGTAACTTCTTCACGACCAGGTGTCATAAGATTGAACTTCTTAATCGCAAATCGGAAACCAAAGTAGTATATGACAGAGAATGCTAGGCCAACCGGAATCACAAGCCACCAATCGGTGCGATTAGGTAGAACACCAAAAAGTAGGAAATCAATAACCCCACCAGAGAATGTCATCCCGATTTTTACATCTAAAATTTGCATAATCATAAATGAGAGACCAGCAAAGACTGTATGAATGGCAAATAAAACAGGAGCTACGAATAAGAAACTAAATTCAATTGGTTCTGTAATTCCTGTTAAGAACGAAGTAAGAGCAGCGGAACCCATGATTCCAGCGACAATTTTCTTTTGTGCTGGACGAGCACAATGATAGATAGCTAATGCAGCTGCCGGAAGACCGAACATCATGAACGGGAATTTACCCGTCATAAATGTACCCGCTGTTAACTCAGCACCATCACGAATTTGAGCGAAGAAGATTGTTTGATCCCCGCGCACAACTTGTCCTGCGGCATTCGTATATTGTCCAAATTCAAACCAAAATGGAGAATAGAAAATATGGTGAAGGCCAAATGGGATCAAGGCACGTTCAATCACACCGAAAATAAAGGCTGATAACGTCTGATTGGACTCAACCATTAAGTAAGACAAGTTGTTTAACCCGATTTGAATGGTTGGCCATATCCAATAAAGGATAACCCCGATAAATAAAGCGAAAAAGGCAGTAGCAATCGGGACGAATCTTTTACCAGCAAAGAATCCTAAATAAGAAGGTAATTCAATGTTGAAGAATTTTTTATACATATAGGTAGCAAGTAATCCGGCGATGATCCCTCCGAAAACGCCTGTTTGTAAAGTTGGGATACCTAACACAGATGAAATACCAGGGTCAGCCCCGATCATCTCAGGTGTCCACTCACCATATCCACCTAGTACACTCATTGTTACATTCATAATTAGGTAACCAATAAGAGCAGCTAAACCTGCTACCCCGTCTCCATTTGATAGACCAATGGCTACCCCGACGGCGAATAATAGGGCTAAGTTAGCAAAGACAATATCGCCGGCGCTTTCCATGACACTAGCAAGCATAACAATCCACTCTGCCGTAAGGAAAGGGAGTCTTGCTGTAAGGTCTGGATTTTGCATTGCATTACCTAATGCAAGAAGAATCCCTGCAGCTGGTAATAACGCAACAGGAAGCATTAAAGCTTTACCTACACGTTGTAAAACACTAAATGATTGCTTAAACATGGCGTATTCCTCCAATTTTTAAAGAGTTTAGAAGCTAGAATCGATTAGATAAACAACAAAAAAGGCACGAGCGGAGAAAACGAGCACACCAATGGAGAGAAGATAGACTTCTTATCCTATTCATGTGACCGTTTTCTTTCCTCTCATGCCTGCTTAACCAGTAACACGTTAAAAGAAACGTAGTCGTATATGGAATTATTGTTTAGATAATCGTTGAAGATGAAGTGTTAAATAAACAGCTTCAGCGTCTGGAACCGTTTTCTTAAGTGCTTGTTGCATAATCTTGATCAGCTTCCAGGACAAATTGTAGCACACAGGATATTCAGACTGCAAGACTATTTTTAATGCTTCTTGATTATCTTCATACTGTTCCTTGTTAATCCTTTCGATGGCGTGGTGTAAATGACGAACAAGGCGTAAGTAGTCAACGTCTTTGCGATCGATTTGAATGGTCAATGCGCTTTCAATAACTTGGACGAGTTCACTAATTAACCTCGTATGACGGTTGACCTCTTGAAGTGGCCTTCTCGTTAGTGCACTATGAATATGTAGTGCAACAAAACCAATTTCCCCTTGTGGAATTGATAGATGTAGTTGCTGATTTATGTACTGAATAATGCCTGAGGCTGTCTCGAATTCATCGGGGTAAGCAAGCTCTGTTTCTGGCAAAAAAGGATTTGTGATATCAAAGCCTTGATTCAAACGCTTAATGGCGTAGTACAAGTGATCAGTTAGGGCAATGTGGATATGCTCATGCAAACGGACTTTGAAACGTTCTTCAATCATAGATATGACGTCATTCATTAGTCCAATAAAAGCTTCATCGACATAATCGAGCAACTGCTTGTATTGTTCTTGTTCTTCGGCTTCTTTTAGAACGAAGAATTTCTCGGCTGTTTCTCCAGCTACATGCTCTCCAGGCTTTTTTCCAAAACCTAAGCCTTTGCCGATCAGAATCACTTCAGCGTAGTCGGGATGCTTAGCAATCAGTACATTGTTATTCAAAATTTTCTTTACAGTAAGCATGGTTATTCTCCTTTCTTTGTGAGTGAGATGGTTCTCATAATAGCTTCAACTACGGATAAAGGTCAATATAAAGAAATCGTTTCATTCAAAAAATATGTAGGAGCTATAGATTGGCATACAATATTAAATAAATTATGAACTATATGGATATTTTAAGTGGGGTGAGTGAGATGGTGAAAAAAGAAGATAAAAGTGGAATTATATTATTTGATGGTGTGTGTAATGTTTGCAACCAAGCGGTCGATTTCTTGTTGAAACATGATCAAAAAGAATATTATCAATTTGCATCGTTACAATCTGAATTAGGGCGTGAATTAAAGAAACGGTATCATATTGATGAGAATGTAGATTCTATTATTGTGATTGAAGAAGGAAACGTTTATTTATATAGTGATGCAGTATTGAAGATTATACCTAAACTCACATGGAAATGGCGTCTGTTCTCTATTGGAAGAATAGTGCCAAAATCGATGAGAAATACTATATATAAACAAATCGCAAAGCATCGGTATAGACTTTTTGGAAAGCGAGATACATGTCGCCTTCCTACTAAAAAAGAAAGAGAACGTTTTCTTTCATAACCATTAATTGAATGGTAAGTAATTTCCGGTTGTTTCGACAGTGAGGCTTTGCTACTATAGGGAAGTTATTATTTTTAATTCCTTTAAAGGGTGGCCGCATCAACGTGGTGAAGAGAATGGTCATCTGGAGCAAAGTCGAGAGTGTAGGAGATGAGTAGGTTGAAACAACAAGAACAATGGTCTTCAAAATTAGGCTTTATTTACGCAACTGCTGGTACAGCGATTGGACTCGGAGCTATCTGGAAATTCCCTTACGTGGCTGGAACGAGTGGCGGAGGAGCTTTCTTCTTTTTATTTATATTATTTACGGTTTTAATTGGTTTGCCGTTATTAATAGGCGAGTTCATGCTAGGTCGTCATACCGGAAAAGATGCAATTTCAACCTTTAAAGAAATGGCACCGAAGTCAGCATGGCCTGTCACTGGTTGGATTGGTGTGATTACATGCTTTATAGTGCTTAGTTTTTATAGTGTTGTGGGTGGATGGAGCTTATTGTATCTATTTCATGCCGTTACAGGTCAATTATCGGGATTAACAATTGATCAATATGGCCAGCGTTTCGGGGAAATTATTTCTAATCCGATACCGACACTTGGAGCACAATTGCTCTTTATTATTTTGACGATCGTCGTAGTTTCAAAAGGAATTCAGAACGGAATCGAGCGAGCAAGTAAAATTATGATGCCAGCATTGTTTGTGTTATTGATCATCATTGCGATTCGTTCCTTAACACTAGATGGAGCGATGGAAGGTGTGCGCTTCTTACTATTGCCTGATATTTCAAATATTAATTCTGATACAGTGTTATTTGCCCTTGGACAAGCCTTCTTTGCATTATCCTTAGGGGTATCCATTATGATCACTTACAGTTCGTATGTTCCCAAAACTCAAAGTTTACCGGTGTCAGCGGTGTCGATTGGAGTAATGAATGTCTTTGTTGCTTTGTTGTCAGGATTAATCATTTTCCCAGGAGTCTTTACGTTCGGACTTGAGCCGAGTGAAGGGCCACCATTAATCTTTGTCGTTTTACCGGCGATTTTTGAGCAGATGGTATTTGGAGAAATTTTCTTAATTGCCTTTTTCTTATTATTCGTTTTTGCTGCATTAACATCAGCATTCTCGATGCTAGAGATTATTGTTGCAACACGTGTAAAGAAGTCAGTGGAAAAAAGACCACGCGTGAGCTGGACTGTTGGTTTAATGATCTTCATTTTTGGAATTCCAGCTTGTCTATCCTACGGAGCGATGGCGGATGTAACTATTTTCGGACGAACATTTTTTGATACAGCCGATTATTTAGCAAGTAATATTTTGATGCCATTTGGTGCATTATTGATTTCGATCTTCATTCCGCTAAAGATGTCTAAAACAGCGATGTTTGATGAACTGAAGCAAGGATCATCGATTGGGGCAATTTTCTTCAAAGTGTGGTATGTGTTACTTAAATATGTGACCCCAATGGCAATTATCATTGTGTTCTTAGATGCGATTGGTCTCTTTAGATAGTAGGGGAGGAGTGATTAGAGATAATCGCTCCTTTTTTGTATGAATGGAGCAATTTTACAATGACTAAATTTTCTGAATCATTTTGGTTTTTTGATCGGTCATTTCATGTTAGAATAAGTAGATAGAGAGATGCCATCAAGTGCATCACTAGGAGGGGACTACAATGGAAGAAGCCAAATTTCATGCTTATTTAAATGATCGATTAGAACAAGCGAAAGTACAGTTTGAACGCACAATTGACTGTAAACATACGGAATTTGATGACCTCTACCCTTACATGACGGAGCAACCACAATTTTTCTGGTATAAGCGTTATGTGGCCTGGCAAGAACTATTAACGGTCGTTAGTATGACCGAAGACATGGAAGCAGAGTGGAGATCCATGTTCTCAACAAAACAATCTGACTATATTGAATCACGTGTTTTAGATGCAAAAGTATTAGATGATTGGTATGAAGTCCAAGAAGAAAAAGAAGCGGAGCAATCGGCTCAAAATGAATAAATAACGGCCCCCTAAGTTTTGGCTTAGGGGGTTACGTATGTAATGGAGATGAAGGATTTGAGAAAACAAATAGGAATTGGTCTTGTTTTGTTAGTAGTCATGCTGTTCCAAGCATGTGGAGGAGCCGAAGATGATTCTTCTGAACAAGATGGGGCACTCGTACCTGAAGTGGAGGAGAAAGTCGCTTGGGGAGAGGACGAGCTAAGAGAAGATGAGGCCCGGGAACTCCCGGATATGGCAGAGTTTGATCGTGATGCTAAGGAATGGGGAGAGCAAGTATCAGGAGTAAAAACACGCATCAACACTTCGGAACAAAAAATCGCACTCACATTTGATGCATGTGGCGGGCCGTATGGGAATGGCTATGACGCAGCGCTAATCTCCTACTTACGTGAAGCGGATGTCCCTGCTACATTGTTTATTAATGAACGTTGGATTATTGAGCATGAGACATTGTTTTTAGAATTGGCTAATGACCCGCTCTTTCAAATTGAAAATCACGGAACTGAGCATATTCCACTTTCGGTCAACGGCGGAACCGCTTGGGGAATTGCAGCAACTGAAAGTCCAGAAGAAGTCGTACAAGAAGTTTTGGGGAATCATGATACAGTGAAGCATTTAACAGGTAAAGAAATGAACTTATTTCGCTCGGGGACAGCATTTTATGATGAGGTTGCTGTTGAATTAGTACAAGCACTTGGATACCAAGTCGTAAATTTTGATGTGCTGGGAGACGCAGGAGCAACCTATTCAAGTGAACAAGTGGAAAGAGCGTTGCTTGGTTCTGAGAGTGGATCGATTGCGCTGCTGCATATGAATCAGCCGACAAGCGGTACAGCAGCTGGTGTCAAAGCAGCGGTACCGAAGCTTCGGGAACAGGGGTATCAATTTGTACGGTTAGACGGAGAAGAGCTTGAGTAAGGTGGGGAATGATCCCCACCTTATTTTAATTGGTAACGCTTTGGACAATATCTACTAATCGTTTCGCTAATTCATCAAGTTGTGCTTTAGTTGTATTTTTTCCAAACGATAGCCTAAAGTAGCGATGAATCTCTTGTTCATTTTTTTGTAAGGCGACCATCGTCCGAGAGGGGTTTTGTTTTCCAGATTGGCAGGCTGAACCTGTTGAGATAGAGATTTGATAACGATCGAGTCTCTGCATCATAAGCTGACCTTCGATTCCCACAATGGAAACGGCTAAAATAGACGGCAATTGTGTGTCAACATTATTCCCTCCATCGACGGTAAAATGAATACCGCAATCCTTGAGCTTCCCTAGAAAATAAGTTCGCAACGTCCAAAAAAAATCTAGTTGTTTATCCATTCGTTCATGGATGTGGGCAGCTGCCGTAGTAAAAGCAGCAATTCCTGGTAAGTCAATCGTGCCATGGCGAAAACCGTGTTGATGCGAAGTGAGTGGGTGGACTGATTGCCAAGACGTATCTTTGTTCATCATGACGGCACCGACACCTTTAGGTCCGTAAATTTTATGGCTAGAGATGGTGATCGCATCGACAGGTACTTTTTCAAGATCAAGCGGTATCTTGCCAAATGATTGAACACAATCACTGTGGAAGATGACGTGGTGATGCCTAAGGAGTTGACCAATCCTCTTTATTGGTTGAATGACACCAATCTCGGAGTTCACATGTTGGATCGAAGCGAGAACTGTATCTTCACGAAGCGCATTCTCTACTATATTTAGTGAGATCGTACCGTCGGATTGAACAGGCAAATACGTGACGTCTACCCCTTGATTTTCTAAACGCTGAAAAAAGGAAAGCACCGATGGATGTTCAATCGATGAGGTAATGACATGATTGCCTTTATGCTGATTCGCTTTATACAAACTCTCCAATGCAAGTAGATTGGCTTCTGAACCACTCCCAGTAAAATACACAGCTTCAGATTCCCCGTTGACGACTCGGACCAATTCTTTTTTACAAGAATATAAGAGTTGTCGTGCTTGTTCCCCATCTTCATGAAGACTCTCTGTATTTGCGAAATAATGTTCACTTGTTTTTAGCCAAGCCTCAATCGCTTCTTTGGATATAGGGGTCGTTGCCGCGTGGTCTAAATAGATCAATTTTATCCCTCCAATTAGTTAGCTCTTGTCATTAGTTTAGTTTTATGTAAATATAGGTGTCAAGACACATGTAAAGAATGGGTGATTACATGTTAAAAACAGATATCTTAATTATTGGCGGAGGCCTTGCTGCTATTATGACGGCATTAAAGGCATCAGAACGTTATAAAGTAACTCTAGCAATCAAGGGAACTAGGAAAAATGGAAACTCATGGCGAGCGCAAGGGGGTATTGCCGCTGCCCTTTCATCAATCGATCACCCCGAGCTCCATTACGAAGATACGATGAAGGCTGGTTGTGATCAAAATGATCCCGAACTGGTCAAGATTCTTGTTCACGAAGGACCGATACGGTTAACGCAATGGATGGAGCGTGGCCTTGTCTTTGATACGAAAGAAGATGGGACTCTTGCACTCGGAAGGGAAGGGGCTCATTCACAGCGCAGAATTGTTCACAACGATGGTGATCAAACAGGAAAGGTATGTATGGAGTTTTTTTGGGAGCTGCTTGAAGAAAGAGATGTGACGATTCTTGAAAACCATCAAGCAATTGATCTAATCATAGTAGCTCATGAATGCGTTGGAGCTACCTTTCACGGACCGAGTGGTCAAGTAGTTTCAATCCGTTCGAGAGCTACTGTACTAGCAACAGGAGGAATTGGCGGATTATTTGAAGCAACAACAAATGATCCAACACTAGTTGGGGATGGTTTGGCTATGGCAAAGCGTGCAGGAGCTACGTTGCGAGATTTAGAGTTTATCCAATTCCATCCTACGCTCATTTATTCACAAAGTAGGGTCATCGGGTTAGCGTCTGAAGCCTTGCGAGGTGAAGGAGCCTTATTAGTCAATGAATCTGGACAGTTAATTATGGAAAGTGAACATCCTTTAAAAGATTTAGCCCCTCGAGATGTCGTCGCTCGTGTGATTCAAAGGTATGTTCATCTTGGTGAGCAAGTCTTTCTTGATATCTCCATGATTCATAAATTTGAAACACGATTTCCGCAGATCGCCGCATTTTGTCAAAGAGGAAAAGTAGATCTAGCGCAAAAGAGGATTCCGATTCGACCAGGCGCTCACTTTCATATGGGAGGAGTCGAAACGGATGCGTTTGGCAAAACTTCAATCCCTCATTTGTATGCAGTGGGGGAGGTAGCTGGAAACAATGTACACGGGGCGAATCGGCTAGCGAGTAATTCGTTATTAGAAGCGATCGTTTTCGGTGAGAGATTAGGTGAATACTTAGCACCAAGACCAACACTACCAACGTTGTTTTCGGTAAACAATAAAGAGCGAGCGGTAACACCAAAACTTCCAAATGTGAATGAAGTAAGAAAGCGAGTCTCACACGCATTAAATATTACGCGGAATGAAGCCGACTTGAAAGAGCTGCTTCATTGGTTGAATCAATATAGGTCATTAAGTGAGAAAAAGTATGATCGAACCTCATGGTCTAAAGAAGAGATCACAAGGGACAATATGCACATCGTCGCAAGTCTACTTGCAACAGCCGCAATTGATCGAAAAGTGAGTTGCGGTGCTCATGAACGAAGTGATACCGGGAAGCCACATACAACAGGTCTAGACTACGGACAGTCATATCATAAGAGGGGTGTAGGGAGATGAACCGATTATTATTGAAAGAACAGTTAACA
Above is a genomic segment from Bacillus sp. FJAT-45037 containing:
- the nadB gene encoding L-aspartate oxidase, giving the protein MLKTDILIIGGGLAAIMTALKASERYKVTLAIKGTRKNGNSWRAQGGIAAALSSIDHPELHYEDTMKAGCDQNDPELVKILVHEGPIRLTQWMERGLVFDTKEDGTLALGREGAHSQRRIVHNDGDQTGKVCMEFFWELLEERDVTILENHQAIDLIIVAHECVGATFHGPSGQVVSIRSRATVLATGGIGGLFEATTNDPTLVGDGLAMAKRAGATLRDLEFIQFHPTLIYSQSRVIGLASEALRGEGALLVNESGQLIMESEHPLKDLAPRDVVARVIQRYVHLGEQVFLDISMIHKFETRFPQIAAFCQRGKVDLAQKRIPIRPGAHFHMGGVETDAFGKTSIPHLYAVGEVAGNNVHGANRLASNSLLEAIVFGERLGEYLAPRPTLPTLFSVNNKERAVTPKLPNVNEVRKRVSHALNITRNEADLKELLHWLNQYRSLSEKKYDRTSWSKEEITRDNMHIVASLLATAAIDRKVSCGAHERSDTGKPHTTGLDYGQSYHKRGVGR